One genomic region from Puniceicoccus vermicola encodes:
- a CDS encoding FAD-dependent oxidoreductase: protein MQTSNKPHYFQASWIEPTDLSLEADVVIYGGTAAGVIAAKALAERGLSVIILNPALVLGGMTTSGLGWTDFGRKGVIGGMSRQFYNDLGKYYGLEGTAWTFEPKAAQAVIDSYAAHPLISVYHKQFLQKVETDSERIVSIHMLGGLQAKAAYFMDCTYEGDLYAKAGVSYTVGREANSVYGETINGVQVRPKHQFSHPVDPYVVEGDPSSGVLPWINEAEPDPEGSGDHKIQAYNFRVCMTDDPDLKVDWVKPESFREIDHELARRWFNTDTDEYNAHLPNPKNRNLDDPDSILRKFDVMDARTPNGYLKTDTNNHGPVSTDFIGANYAWPEASYAQREVIFQEHVDYIMGHFWFMANDPSIPEVYRKGYARFGLPKDEFPETGHWPHQLYVREARRMVSDYVLTEKDTQHIRQPEDPVAMGSYAMDSHNCQRFVKDGCVYNEGDVQLLPKAPYGISYRSITPAKGECENLFVPVCLSASHIAFGSIRMEPVFMALGESAAIATDMLIDQKDAVQSIDYP from the coding sequence ATGCAAACTTCAAATAAACCTCACTACTTCCAAGCCAGCTGGATCGAGCCGACTGACCTGTCACTCGAGGCAGACGTTGTCATTTACGGCGGCACCGCGGCGGGCGTCATCGCCGCCAAAGCTTTGGCGGAGCGCGGTCTCAGCGTCATCATCTTAAATCCGGCTCTCGTCCTTGGAGGAATGACTACCAGTGGTCTCGGCTGGACCGACTTCGGCCGCAAGGGCGTCATCGGAGGCATGTCTCGGCAGTTCTACAATGATCTTGGAAAGTATTATGGATTGGAGGGCACCGCATGGACCTTTGAACCCAAGGCCGCGCAAGCAGTCATTGACTCTTATGCCGCTCACCCACTCATCAGCGTCTATCACAAGCAGTTCCTGCAAAAAGTGGAAACTGATTCCGAACGGATTGTCAGCATTCACATGTTGGGCGGGCTACAGGCAAAAGCGGCTTATTTCATGGATTGCACCTACGAAGGTGACCTTTATGCCAAAGCGGGCGTGAGCTACACAGTCGGGCGTGAAGCCAACAGTGTCTATGGGGAAACTATCAACGGCGTCCAGGTTCGTCCGAAGCATCAGTTCAGCCACCCGGTTGACCCGTATGTAGTCGAAGGCGATCCAAGCAGCGGCGTGCTCCCCTGGATCAATGAAGCCGAACCCGATCCCGAAGGCTCCGGAGATCATAAGATCCAAGCTTACAATTTCCGGGTCTGCATGACCGATGATCCGGACCTAAAGGTTGATTGGGTTAAGCCCGAGAGCTTCCGTGAAATTGACCACGAACTAGCTCGACGCTGGTTCAATACCGACACGGACGAGTATAATGCGCATTTGCCCAACCCGAAGAACCGGAATCTTGATGACCCCGACTCCATTTTGAGAAAATTCGATGTAATGGATGCGCGCACGCCGAATGGGTATTTAAAAACAGATACCAACAACCACGGCCCGGTCTCCACAGATTTCATCGGCGCAAACTATGCCTGGCCGGAAGCGAGCTACGCCCAGCGCGAAGTCATTTTTCAAGAGCATGTCGACTACATCATGGGACACTTTTGGTTTATGGCCAATGATCCCTCCATTCCGGAAGTATACCGTAAAGGATATGCCCGTTTCGGCCTGCCGAAGGATGAATTCCCAGAAACCGGACACTGGCCACATCAACTGTATGTCCGTGAAGCACGCCGCATGGTCAGTGACTATGTTCTAACGGAAAAAGACACGCAACATATTCGCCAACCAGAGGATCCCGTTGCCATGGGCTCCTATGCGATGGATAGTCACAACTGCCAACGCTTTGTGAAAGATGGATGTGTCTATAATGAAGGCGATGTTCAACTACTCCCCAAAGCTCCCTACGGGATCAGCTACCGCTCCATCACACCGGCCAAGGGCGAATGCGAAAATCTATTCGTTCCGGTCTGCT